The Candidatus Desulfofervidus auxilii genomic sequence GAATTGCCTTATAAGGGGAAGATCACAGGAATGGGTATACCTAAAGGTGTGACTTTGATAGTAGGTGGTGGTTTTCATGGAAAATCTACATTACTTAAGGCAATTCAAGAAGGTATTTATAATCATATTCCAGGAGATGGACGTGAGTATGTAGTTAGTTTGTCTGATACAGTAAAGATAAGGGCAGAAGAGGGGCGTAGGATTGAAAAAGTAGATATTTCTCCTTTTATAAATAATCTTCCTTTTGAAAAGGATACAAAGGCATTTTCTACAGATAATGCAAGTGGTAGCACGTCACAGGCAGCTAATATTATGGAGGCTATTGAGATAGGTACACATTTAATTTTATTAGATGAAGATACATCTGCTACTAATTTTATGATTAGGGATAAACGTATGCAGACCTTAATAAGTAAAGAAAAAGAACCAATAACTCCTTTTTTAGATCGTGTGAGAGAACTTTATATTAATTATGATATATCTACTATTCTAGTTATGGGTGGATGTGGTGATTATTTAGATGTTGCTGACTTTGTTATTATGATGCTAAATTATCAACCTCATATTGTTACTAAAAAAGCTAAGGAAATTGCTAAAAAATATGATATAGGTAGAGAATACGAAGCTTATTTTCCTTTTCATTTGCCCATACCTAGAAAACCTTTAAAAGGAATAAATCCAAAAAGAGGAGAAAGAATAAAAATAGCGGCAAAAGGTGTTAAGAATCTTGTTTTTGGAAGACAAAATATAGATCTAAGTGCCAATGAACATCTGAAAGAGTCTAATCAAGTGTTAGCCATTGGTTATATTCTTAATTATTATGCCAATCATTATCTTTCAAAACTTTCCATAAAAGATGCTTTGGAAAAAATAGAAAAAGAAATAGATAATTATGGTTTAGATATATTATTGCCTTACCGTGCAGGTAATCTCTCTCGTTCTAGAAAACAAGAGGTAGCTTTTGCTTTAAATCGTCTTCGTTCTTTAAAAATATCTTGATAAAAATTTTGAGCCTTTTATAATAAAACGCCAAGGCCAATCTTTTGCTTCTTCTGCATAAGGAATATTTATCCTTGGTGTAGCAATTATGTCTTCTTCTTTAATATTTTCTCCAAAAGCAATATAAATTTCATTTCCTTCAATCATGTCCTTTCCATTCATAGCCTTTGTTATCTTTAATGCTTTACACAATTTTCCTGGCCCATTTAAAAGCCTTGTTATATCATAATTTTTTTTATTTAAATTTTTTAAAATTATATCAATGCCATAAATAGGTTCTAATGCCCTTATTAGTACAGCCCCTGCTTCTCCATCTTTATGTGCTACAATATTTAAACAATAAGTATTAATATAAACAGAATAAACATAAGCATAACCTACTTCACCAAATAGAATTGCTGTTCTTTTTGTATATCCAAACCTTCCTACATGACACCCCTTATCTTCTTTACCTCCATAAGCCTCTGTTTCTACAATTTTTCCAACAATTTTTTGATAATTAATCTCCCTTATTAAATACTTCCCCAATAAATCTTTTGCTACTTCTTTAGGATGTCTTTTAAAAAATGCTCTATTGAGCCTTTTTAGCACTGCTAATTACTAATTTTGACCATTTTTCTGCTAATTCATCACGGCGTGGCTTATAAACAGTTTCATAAAAGTAGCGCTGTGACTTCAATATACCTGGATCATAAGATTTACAGATATTTATTGCTTCTTTAAAACATTCATCAAAATATTTCCCAAATCTTGATTCTATCTGTTTATAAAAATCATCCTCTGTTTGTACCTGATTTCCAATAACAAACATGGGTCTTTCATCAATCTTTACACAATATGCCATCTCATCTCCTAGGTGAAATAAACCAAATGTTTTTCTTATTGTTTCAAGTTTTTCAGTTGCAATAGGTTTGCCTTTTATAGTTATTTCTTTTATCAATTGTGGTTTTGCCCTTACAAATCCACGTTTTGCTGCTGCATAAAATATTGCCCGATTCAATCCCCATGATTTGGCAGAAGGTATTTCTAATCCCAATACATAGGCTCTAGCAGCTTGAAGGATTGCCATCACTTGGAATCGACCAATAATTTTAGACCTTCTTATAGCCATAACTTTGCTTTTTCTATTGCTTCTTTTGGCGTTTTAACATAATGAATCTTCTCAAAACCTGGCCAAGTATTGAGTCCAATAATAGGTTTATCCATTTTTAAGGCAAAGGCAATTTCAGAAAGGGTGCCATAACCACCAGAAATAGCGATTAATACTTTGGCTGTACGCACAATGATGATATTTCTAGCCTCTCCTAAGCCTGTAACAATTGGTATGTCTATATAAGGATTGGCATCAAGAGGATTAAAACTAGGCAAAACACCAATAGTTAATCCACCTGCTTCCTTTGCCCCTTTTGCTGCTGCCTCCATTACTCCACCTAAACCACCACATATCAAAGCGCAACCACAAATAGCAATCTCTTTGCCTACTTCTTTAGCTAATTCATAAGTAGCTTTATCACACTCTCCTGCCCCAATAACACCTATAATTTTCATTCTAACAATCTATTTAATGCTTCAAAATATTTTTCTCTAGTTTTATCAATTACCTCTTGGGGTAAAGGAGGAGGTGGTGGTTTTTTATTCCAATTAATACTTTCTAAATAATCTCTTAAATATTGTTTATCAAAACTTATTTGAGAGCGACCGGGTTCATAATCTTTTTCTGGCCAAAAGCGAGAGGAATCAGGTGTTAATAATTCATCTATTAAAATGAGTTTGTCATTTTCATCAAAACCAAATTCAAATTTTGTATCAGCAATAATGATACCTTTCTTTAAAGCAATTTCTGCTGCTTCTTTATATATTGCTAAACTATATTCTCTTATTTTTTCAGCTAATTTTCTATCACCAAGTATATTTACCATCTCTTCAAAAGTAATATTTATATCATGTCCTTTTTTTGCCTTTGTTGATGGTGTAAAAATAGGTTCTTGTAATTTTTCTGCCTCTTTCATTCCATCTGGCAATTTAATACCACAAATAGAACCACTTTTTTTATATTCTTTCCAAGCAGAACCAGCAAGATAACCTCTAACAATACACTCTACTGGTAATGGTTTTGCCTTTTTAACAAGCATGCTCCTTCCTTCAAGAATCTCTTTATATTTTTGA encodes the following:
- a CDS encoding TIGR00725 family protein — encoded protein: MKIIGVIGAGECDKATYELAKEVGKEIAICGCALICGGLGGVMEAAAKGAKEAGGLTIGVLPSFNPLDANPYIDIPIVTGLGEARNIIIVRTAKVLIAISGGYGTLSEIAFALKMDKPIIGLNTWPGFEKIHYVKTPKEAIEKAKLWL
- a CDS encoding phosphoribosylaminoimidazolesuccinocarboxamide synthase, translating into MIVYETNLDIGEKHQGKVRDIYDLDKYLLIIATDRISAFDVVMREPIPDKGYVLTQISLYWFKKFDFLPHHLIASEVSEFPSICQKYKEILEGRSMLVKKAKPLPVECIVRGYLAGSAWKEYKKSGSICGIKLPDGMKEAEKLQEPIFTPSTKAKKGHDINITFEEMVNILGDRKLAEKIREYSLAIYKEAAEIALKKGIIIADTKFEFGFDENDKLILIDELLTPDSSRFWPEKDYEPGRSQISFDKQYLRDYLESINWNKKPPPPPLPQEVIDKTREKYFEALNRLLE
- a CDS encoding DNA-3-methyladenine glycosylase, with amino-acid sequence MLKRLNRAFFKRHPKEVAKDLLGKYLIREINYQKIVGKIVETEAYGGKEDKGCHVGRFGYTKRTAILFGEVGYAYVYSVYINTYCLNIVAHKDGEAGAVLIRALEPIYGIDIILKNLNKKNYDITRLLNGPGKLCKALKITKAMNGKDMIEGNEIYIAFGENIKEEDIIATPRINIPYAEEAKDWPWRFIIKGSKFLSRYF
- a CDS encoding ABC-ATPase domain-containing protein, giving the protein MPKSLNHLKQILKHINGHGYKAYKELEGTYQFSWFQLAIDHVQGDPFASPSRFTLIIPIEKTKIPKYLWSNKRRIIALTDFLTRFFKEISYPFSKICGTGHSGKIGIQSTGQAILERNSIVIKPPNLEVRFTIGLPASGRTILGEKAEKIICEYIPQIAEKTFLYQNLPKKALEEHVFVYEDQEILREKLKELNLVAFIPDGAILPRKSGIEDTPLPDAIPFISPKEAKISIELPYKGKITGMGIPKGVTLIVGGGFHGKSTLLKAIQEGIYNHIPGDGREYVVSLSDTVKIRAEEGRRIEKVDISPFINNLPFEKDTKAFSTDNASGSTSQAANIMEAIEIGTHLILLDEDTSATNFMIRDKRMQTLISKEKEPITPFLDRVRELYINYDISTILVMGGCGDYLDVADFVIMMLNYQPHIVTKKAKEIAKKYDIGREYEAYFPFHLPIPRKPLKGINPKRGERIKIAAKGVKNLVFGRQNIDLSANEHLKESNQVLAIGYILNYYANHYLSKLSIKDALEKIEKEIDNYGLDILLPYRAGNLSRSRKQEVAFALNRLRSLKIS